A DNA window from Oncorhynchus tshawytscha isolate Ot180627B linkage group LG13, Otsh_v2.0, whole genome shotgun sequence contains the following coding sequences:
- the LOC112247610 gene encoding P2Y purinoceptor 3 codes for MSISSLEVFSTEPFLIGMFTAEGSSSGHYTEPHLEEYLIAMGDNNVTWPVCTYKEDFKRFLLPAVYSVVFLIGLPLNGAVILKIWRSRPNLTRSNVYMLNLATADFLYVMSLPLLIYNYASHDYWPFGELACKLVRFQFYSNLHGSILFLTCISLQRYVGICHPMAGWHKQGGRRLARVVCGGVWLVVALLCAPTFHYASTGTQRNRTVCYDLSRPEHSADYYPYGMALTCLGFLFPFMGVVACYCRMGRLLCRPPSYQGATMAASMEKRDKAVKMIVIVVTVFAVSFLPFHLTKTMYLLVRTLPGAPCATRNLFSVIYKCTRPFASMNSVLDPILFYFTQPRFRRSTRILITKITTLRDRERRCEEVKPPRLFRSRV; via the exons ATGTCGATATCCTCTCTAGAAGTGTTCTCTACGGAACCTTTCCTCATTGGAATGTTCACAGCAGAAGGTTCCTCCTCTGGACATTACACAGAACCCCACTTGGAGGAATACCTCATCGCCATGGGCGATAACAATGTCACATGGCCAGTCTGCACCTATAAGGAGGATTTTAAACGCTTCCTACTTCCTGCCGTCTACAGTGTGGTCTTCCTGATTGGTCTGCCTCTGAATGGGGCGGTCATCTTGAAGATCTGGAGGTCACGACCCAACCTGACCCGGAGCAACGTCTACATGCTCAATCTGGCCACGGCTGACTTCCTGTATGTGATGTCACTACCTCTGCTCATCTACAACTACGCCAGTCATGACTACTGGCCCTTTGGAGAGCTGGCCTGCAAACTGGTCCGCTTTCAGTTCTACAG TAACCTGCATGGCAGTATCCTGTTCCTGACCTGTATCAGCCTCCAGCGCTACGTGGGCATCTGCCACCCTATGGCCGGCTGGCACAAGCAGGGGGGTCGCAGGCTGGCACGGGTGGTCTGTGGGGGTGTGTGGCTGGTGGTCGCCCTCCTCTGTGCCCCCACGTTCCACTATGCCTCCACAGGAACACAACGCAACCGCACCGTCTGTTACGACCTGAGTCGACCAGAGCATTCGGCTGACTACTACCCCTATGGGATGGCTCTGACCTGCCTGGGCTTCCTGTTTCCTTTTATGGGCGTGGTGGCATGCTACTGTCGCATGGGTCGCCTCCTCTGCCGCCCGCCATCCTATCAGGGCGCTACCATGGCAGCCTCAATGGAGAAACGGGACAAGGCGGTGAAGATGATAGTCATCGTGGTGACGGTGTTCGCTGTGAGCTTCCTGCCGTTCCACCTTACTAAGACCATGTACCTGTTGGTACGAACCTTACCAGGTGCTCCGTGTGCGACACGGAACCTGTTCTCAGTGATCTACAAGTGCACCAGGCCGTTCGCCAGCATGAACAGTGTTCTAGATCCTATACTGTTCTACTTCACACAGCCACGGTTCCGCAGGAGCACCAGAATACTGATCACCAAGATCACCACTCTCAGAGACAGGGAACGAAGGTGTGAGGAAGTGAAACCCCCTAGATTATTTAGATCCCGTGTTTAA